The following proteins are encoded in a genomic region of Pseudomonadota bacterium:
- a CDS encoding YqgE/AlgH family protein, whose translation MGSQLSPGLLVAAPALLDPSFRRSVVLLVEHKAEGALGFVVNRPSPFNLSGIASQLGMETIEGDLAESSVLVGGPVAPHTGWILYDHAGYDEKSDEMVEVTSRLAVSASRDLLRRVLTGQGPSKQVLVLGYAGWGPGQLDHELSQGAWIPSELDERILFETPYGERWGGSLKALGIDPARIVASPPFEA comes from the coding sequence ATGGGCTCGCAGCTCTCACCCGGTTTGTTGGTCGCAGCGCCTGCGTTGCTGGACCCAAGCTTCCGGCGCTCCGTGGTGTTGCTCGTCGAGCACAAGGCAGAAGGTGCTCTCGGTTTCGTGGTCAATAGACCGTCGCCGTTCAACCTCTCCGGGATCGCGTCCCAATTGGGCATGGAGACTATCGAGGGGGATCTCGCGGAATCATCGGTTCTGGTGGGAGGGCCGGTCGCGCCGCACACAGGCTGGATTCTGTACGACCACGCCGGCTACGACGAGAAGAGCGACGAGATGGTAGAGGTAACCTCCCGCCTGGCGGTAAGCGCGTCGCGCGATCTGCTCCGGCGTGTCCTCACGGGGCAAGGGCCGAGCAAGCAAGTACTGGTACTGGGCTACGCTGGTTGGGGTCCGGGCCAGCTGGATCACGAGCTGTCGCAAGGCGCCTGGATTCCGTCCGAGCTCGACGAGCGCATTCTTTTTGAAACGCCTTACGGTGAGCGTTGGGGCGGTTCCTTGAAGGCGCTCGGAATCGATCCCGCCAGAATCGTCGCTTCGCCCCCCTTCGAGGCGTAG
- a CDS encoding HEAT repeat domain-containing protein gives MAADLQRHLDAIFEADRELRRLEALVVAREHSHAAAQLLTQAVRQASSLEDRRERVLRLERLADMCAQVPAAGMADTLIGILDSEDPSVRVHAADAIVDVAYERHLDVVRAIERALEAGGEGPAMAELPWVISEIGEANTVALIARFLSHRSGEVVASAVEALASFGAPEAIAPLEALMDDEREVTLDEPDSGTRVVISNLVRETIASLRGG, from the coding sequence ATGGCCGCCGACCTACAACGCCACTTGGACGCCATTTTCGAAGCCGATCGCGAACTGCGCCGGCTCGAGGCGCTAGTGGTAGCCCGTGAGCATTCCCACGCAGCGGCACAGCTGCTTACCCAAGCCGTCCGGCAAGCCAGCTCGCTGGAGGATAGGAGGGAACGCGTCTTGCGCTTGGAGCGCCTCGCAGATATGTGCGCCCAGGTTCCAGCTGCAGGGATGGCGGATACCCTGATCGGTATTCTCGACAGCGAGGACCCCTCGGTGCGCGTGCACGCGGCAGACGCGATTGTCGATGTCGCCTACGAACGCCATCTAGACGTGGTCCGTGCTATCGAGCGTGCGCTCGAAGCCGGGGGCGAGGGCCCTGCGATGGCCGAGCTACCCTGGGTGATCTCCGAGATCGGCGAGGCAAATACGGTCGCGCTGATCGCGCGCTTCCTTTCGCATCGCTCGGGCGAGGTGGTGGCCTCCGCTGTGGAGGCCCTGGCGTCCTTCGGAGCCCCGGAGGCCATCGCTCCGCTGGAGGCTCTCATGGACGACGAACGCGAAGTCACGCTGGACGAACCGGACTCGGGGACGAGGGTGGTCATCAGCAATCTTGTGCGGGAGACGATCGCGTCGCTGCGAGGCGGCTAG
- the mfd gene encoding transcription-repair coupling factor — protein MTSEGSSFSLTASLARETASLADLVAAFEAGGRVDALGLPLGAAALALARLGERGRPLLVVTPDTESASRLMANLRFFLGEEEATRALSYPASEVSPFVDVTTDRRASMQRLAVLFHLAHARPWRLIVASTEAVARKVMPPQALRYRSLCVETGDEIDRDRLLAALADGGFVRVPVVEDPGTYAVRGAVVDVFPPHERYPIRLELDDELVCSLKRFDPDTQRKVVAQLNAEQDVSLWVYPVREAIVSESTTLEDVKRRLGELCDDVNMPTRQRSQLIEDVLCGRAFLNGERFVPAFQPRLVSLFDHLPDDVPRVIIDPSAVARSSRAELGRAKRDHDAALANQEPAYPVAAHYLNEQGIADGLTASTTLVLHRLLVAGTPDAVQEGPLGWLETAAPQDAMDLGAQAQTELRALAGAAPKASARRHEPLAPLAERARVWLDEGFRVLFAARSQTQAQRLLSVLKTYGVPVPAAPRPSYEALPKNWLPRQLELLARPLKDGFAWPSQGLICVSEEDVFGSRGLERRTKRDDRDSRSRRRAFLEDLRQLAPGDLVVHVTHGIGRYLGLERKHMPLSQGDRLHGLKPVSVEVLVVQYAGGDKLYLPVTRLNQIQKFSGSEASKAKLDRLGGQTFNRAKSRVRGAIRRLADDLLKLYAERSARTRPPLPAPDSIYTEFEAAFPFEETPDQARAIDDVMNDLDTPEPMDRVVCGDVGFGKTEVALRAAFRVAMNGRQVAVLCPTTVLAQQHFMTFRERFAPYPLELDVLSRFVQKRQQNELVRRIKDGTCDVVIGTHRLLSRDVHFRKLGLLVVDEEQRFGVAHKERIKTLRKEVDVLTLSATPIPRTLQMAVGGIRNLSLITTPPADRRAVRTFATRWDEGVIREAIERELSRGGQVFFVHNRIEGLYERAARLQEMLPRVRFAIAHGKLKESVLERVVTDFVQGRYDVLCSTAIVENGLDIPRANTMLIDRSDLFGLAQLYQLRGRVGRAKERAYCYLIAPAPNRMTDEARTRIETLQRFSELGSGFQVSSLDMELRGAGDLLGAEQSGNIASVGFELYVRMLEEAVAELRGEARIHEVDPELTLDADAYLPEDYIGDVGVRLSLYKRLADASSEGAITEMAAEMEDRFGPPPLPAQQLVRSMALRPLLRRLRVVGCEAYRRRVTLHFRHDTPLDRHQIASLTTSPQWRLTPDMKLTRRFDEAIDRGAIEGAEHVLHELLRLTSSAHAE, from the coding sequence ATGACATCTGAGGGATCCTCGTTCTCGCTGACCGCTAGCCTGGCGCGCGAGACCGCCTCGCTCGCTGACCTCGTGGCGGCGTTCGAGGCGGGCGGCCGTGTGGACGCACTTGGCCTGCCGCTTGGAGCCGCGGCCTTGGCGCTCGCACGGCTCGGCGAGCGTGGCCGGCCCTTGCTGGTCGTGACGCCGGACACCGAGTCTGCGAGTCGCTTGATGGCGAACTTGCGTTTTTTCTTGGGGGAAGAGGAGGCAACGCGAGCCTTGTCGTATCCGGCAAGCGAGGTCAGCCCATTTGTGGACGTAACCACCGATCGTCGCGCGAGCATGCAGCGCCTCGCCGTGCTCTTTCATCTGGCCCACGCTCGCCCTTGGCGACTGATCGTGGCTTCAACGGAGGCCGTGGCCCGCAAAGTGATGCCGCCGCAGGCCCTACGTTACCGTTCCCTGTGCGTAGAAACCGGGGACGAGATCGATCGCGATCGGCTCCTTGCAGCCCTCGCGGACGGTGGCTTCGTACGCGTCCCCGTCGTGGAAGACCCCGGCACCTATGCCGTGCGAGGCGCGGTCGTCGACGTTTTTCCACCCCATGAACGCTACCCGATACGCCTCGAGCTCGACGATGAGCTGGTGTGTTCGCTCAAGCGCTTTGACCCGGACACTCAGCGAAAAGTTGTCGCTCAGCTGAACGCGGAGCAAGACGTGTCTCTCTGGGTCTATCCAGTGCGCGAGGCAATCGTGTCGGAATCCACCACACTCGAAGACGTCAAGAGACGCCTCGGCGAGCTGTGCGACGACGTGAACATGCCCACGCGCCAACGCAGTCAGCTGATCGAGGACGTGCTGTGCGGGCGTGCCTTCCTCAACGGCGAGCGCTTCGTCCCCGCGTTTCAGCCCCGCCTGGTCTCGCTCTTTGACCACCTGCCCGACGACGTGCCGCGCGTGATCATCGACCCTAGCGCCGTCGCGCGTTCGTCCAGGGCGGAGCTCGGTCGCGCAAAGCGCGACCACGATGCCGCGCTTGCAAACCAGGAGCCTGCCTACCCTGTCGCCGCCCACTACCTGAACGAACAGGGCATCGCGGACGGACTGACGGCCTCGACCACGCTGGTCCTGCATCGACTGCTCGTGGCCGGCACGCCGGACGCCGTGCAGGAAGGGCCGCTCGGCTGGCTCGAAACCGCCGCACCACAAGACGCCATGGATCTCGGTGCGCAGGCCCAAACGGAGCTGCGCGCCCTGGCCGGCGCTGCGCCCAAAGCCAGCGCGCGGCGCCACGAACCGCTCGCGCCACTGGCCGAGCGCGCTCGCGTCTGGCTCGATGAGGGGTTTCGGGTGCTGTTCGCTGCGCGCAGCCAGACCCAAGCCCAGCGCCTGCTGTCCGTGCTCAAGACGTACGGCGTGCCGGTCCCCGCAGCTCCCCGGCCATCGTACGAGGCCCTGCCGAAGAACTGGCTGCCGCGCCAGCTCGAGCTACTCGCAAGACCGCTCAAAGACGGTTTCGCGTGGCCCTCGCAAGGCCTGATCTGTGTTTCCGAAGAGGACGTGTTTGGATCGCGCGGGCTCGAGCGCCGAACAAAGCGCGACGATCGCGACAGCCGAAGCCGCCGGCGCGCCTTTCTGGAAGACCTGAGACAGCTCGCCCCGGGTGACCTCGTGGTCCACGTGACCCACGGAATTGGCCGTTATCTTGGTCTGGAGCGCAAGCACATGCCGCTTTCGCAAGGGGACCGCCTTCACGGCCTGAAGCCGGTATCGGTGGAAGTACTGGTGGTCCAGTACGCCGGCGGCGACAAACTCTACCTGCCGGTCACTCGGCTCAATCAGATCCAGAAGTTCAGCGGCTCGGAAGCCTCGAAGGCGAAGCTCGATCGCCTGGGTGGACAGACCTTCAACCGAGCCAAGTCCCGCGTGCGCGGCGCAATTCGGAGGCTCGCCGACGACTTGCTCAAGCTGTACGCCGAGCGGTCCGCTCGGACGCGCCCGCCCCTGCCAGCACCGGACTCGATCTACACCGAGTTCGAAGCCGCCTTCCCGTTCGAGGAAACGCCCGACCAGGCCCGAGCGATCGACGACGTGATGAACGACCTCGACACGCCGGAGCCGATGGATCGCGTGGTGTGCGGCGACGTCGGCTTCGGCAAGACGGAAGTCGCGCTCCGGGCTGCCTTTCGCGTCGCCATGAACGGCCGGCAGGTCGCCGTGCTCTGTCCCACTACAGTGCTGGCGCAGCAGCACTTCATGACCTTCCGCGAGCGATTCGCACCCTACCCCCTCGAGCTGGACGTCCTTTCCCGTTTCGTCCAGAAGCGGCAACAGAATGAGCTCGTGCGCCGGATCAAGGACGGAACCTGCGACGTCGTGATTGGGACCCACCGGCTGCTGTCACGGGACGTGCACTTCAGGAAACTGGGACTGCTGGTCGTGGATGAAGAGCAGCGTTTCGGCGTCGCTCACAAGGAGCGCATAAAGACACTGCGTAAGGAAGTCGACGTCCTGACCCTCAGCGCGACTCCCATTCCGCGCACGCTGCAGATGGCGGTAGGTGGAATTCGGAACCTCTCTCTGATAACGACGCCACCCGCGGATCGGCGTGCGGTACGCACGTTCGCGACACGCTGGGACGAAGGCGTGATCCGGGAAGCCATCGAGCGCGAGCTATCCCGAGGCGGACAGGTTTTCTTTGTGCACAACCGCATCGAGGGCCTGTACGAGCGGGCAGCGCGGCTGCAAGAGATGCTGCCTCGGGTGCGGTTCGCCATCGCACACGGCAAGCTGAAGGAAAGCGTGCTCGAACGCGTCGTGACCGATTTCGTGCAGGGACGTTACGACGTTCTGTGCTCCACGGCGATCGTCGAGAACGGCCTCGACATCCCGCGTGCCAACACGATGCTGATCGATCGCTCCGACCTGTTCGGGTTGGCTCAACTCTATCAGCTGCGAGGCCGCGTCGGGCGAGCCAAAGAACGCGCCTACTGCTACCTCATCGCCCCCGCCCCCAACCGGATGACGGACGAGGCTCGCACCCGCATCGAAACGCTGCAGCGTTTCAGCGAGCTCGGGTCAGGCTTTCAGGTGTCCTCGTTGGACATGGAGTTGCGAGGAGCCGGTGACCTTTTGGGGGCGGAGCAGAGCGGAAACATCGCGAGCGTCGGTTTCGAATTGTACGTGCGCATGCTCGAAGAGGCTGTTGCCGAGCTACGCGGTGAAGCTCGGATACACGAGGTCGACCCGGAGCTCACACTCGATGCCGATGCCTACCTGCCTGAGGACTACATTGGTGACGTCGGTGTCCGGCTCTCTCTGTACAAGCGTCTGGCGGACGCGAGCAGCGAAGGTGCCATTACCGAGATGGCCGCGGAGATGGAAGACCGCTTCGGGCCACCACCGCTGCCGGCACAACAGCTCGTGCGCAGCATGGCACTGCGTCCACTGCTGCGCCGTCTCAGGGTGGTCGGTTGCGAGGCGTACAGGCGACGCGTGACCCTGCATTTCCGCCATGATACGCCGCTCGACCGCCACCAGATCGCCAGCCTGACGACGAGCCCCCAGTGGAGACTGACACCTGACATGAAGCTCACTCGCCGTTTCGACGAGGCGATAGACCGAGGTGCGATCGAAGGTGCGGAGCACGTCCTGCATGAGCTGCTGCGCTTGACTTCCAGCGCGCACGCGGAGTAA